The proteins below are encoded in one region of Chaetodon trifascialis isolate fChaTrf1 chromosome 11, fChaTrf1.hap1, whole genome shotgun sequence:
- the LOC139338757 gene encoding integrin beta-1-like — protein sequence MDPRLLLIATLSAVLGGSWAQQEGSICIKANAQSCGECIQVAETCGWCTDETFLSVGESKSARCDDLESLKKRNCAATKVENPRGGITINKNKPVTNRKKDVAEKLKPEQITQIQPQKLTLTLRSGEPQTFELKFKRAEDYPIDLYYLMDLSFSMKDDLENVKNLGTDLMREMQEITSDFRIGFGSFVEKTVMPYISTTPARLINPCTGNQNCTSPFSYKNVLKLTDKGDEFNRLVSQQQISGNLDSPEGGFDAIMQVAVCEEQIGWRNVTRLLVFSTDAGFHFAGDGKLGGIVLPNDGRCHLENNMYTMSHYYDYPSIAHLVQKLSDHNIQTIFAVTEEFQPVYKELKNLIPKSAVGTLSSNSSNVIKLIIDAYNSLSSEVILENGRLPEGVSITYKSICKNGVEGTGENGRKCSNISIGDEVSFKISIESQKCPSHGKSETIKIKPLGFTEEVEVVLNFICDCQCATEGEPNSKKCFEGNGTFECGACKCNEGRIGRLCECSKDEVRTEDLDANCRKDNGTDICSNNGDCVCGTCECKKRENPAEIYSGKYCECDNFNCDRSNNKLCGGHGRCECRKCICDANYTGSACDCSLETSTCLAKNGQICNGRGTCECGICKCTNPKFQGPTCEICPTCPGVCAEHKDCVQCRAFTAGEKKDTCERDCSYFQLIKVKDRDKLPQPTDQSFPLTHCKERDANDCWFYYTYAIRNDTKEVYVVDTLECPAGPDIIPIVAGVVAGIVLIGLALLLIWKLLMIIHDRREFAKFEKEKMNAKWDTGENPIYRSAVTTVVNPKYEGK from the exons GCATATGCATCAAGGCAAACGCACAGTCATGTGGGGAGTGCATCCAGGTGGCAGAGACATGCGGATGGTGCACAGATGAA ACCTTCCTCTCCGTGGGGGAGTCCAAGTCTGCTCGCTGTGACGATCTGGAGTCCCTGAAGAAGAGAAATTGTGCTGCGACCAAAGTTGAGAACCCACGTGGAGGCATCACCATTAACAAGAACAAGCCCGTCACCAACCGCAAGAAGGACGTGGCTGAAAAACTGAAGCCTGAGCAGATCACCCAGATCCAGCCCCAGAAACTCACCCTGACGCTCAGATCTG GTGAGCCCCAGACCTTTGAGCTGAAGTTCAAGCGTGCGGAGGACTACCCCATCGACCTGTACTACCTTATGGACCTCTCCTTCTCCATGAAAGATGATTTGGAAAACGTGAAGAACCTTGGTACTGACCTCATGAGGGAAATGCAGGAGATCACCTCAGATTTCAGGATTG GTTTCGGCTCATTTGTGGAAAAGACGGTCATGCCTTACATCAGCACCACGCCAGCCAGGCTCATCAACCCCTGCACAGGGAACCAGAACTGCACCAGCCCCTTCAGTTACAAGAACGTCCTGAAGCTGACGGACAAGGGGGACGAGTTCAACCGGTTGGtcagccagcagcagatctCAGGAAACCTGGACTCTCCAGAGGGGGGCTTCGATGCCATCATGCAGGTGGCAGTCTGTGAG GAGCAAATCGGCTGGAGGAACGTGACCCGTCTGCTGGTGTTTTCCACCGATGCTGGTTTCCACTTCGCCGGTGATGGCAAACTGGGTGGCATCGTGCTGCCCAACGATGGGAGGTGTCACCTGGAGAACAACATGTACACCATGAGCCACTACTAC GACTACCCCTCCATCGCACATCTGGTTCAGAAACTGAGTGACCACAACATCCAGACCATCTTTGCCGTCACTGAGGAATTTCAGCCCGTTTACAAG GAGTTGAAGAATCTTATTCCTAAATCAGCTGTTGGCACGCTGTCCTCCAACTCCAGCAACGTGATCAAGCTCATTATTGATGCTTACAAT TCTTTGTCATCTGAGGTCATTCTGGAAAACGGCAGGCTACCAGAGGGAGTTTCCATCACCTACAAGTCCATCTGTAAGAACGGAGTGGAGGGAACAGGGGAGAACGGCAGGAAGTGCTCCAACATCTCCATTGGAGACGAG GTGTCTTTCAAGATTTCCATTGAATCCCAGAAGTGTCCATCGCATGGCAAGTCTGAGACCATTAAAATCAAACCACTGGGCTtcacagaggaggtggaggtcgTTCTGAACTTCATCTGTGACTGCCAGTGCGCCACAGAGGGAGAGCCCAACAGTAAGAAGTGCTTCGAGGGCAACGGGACCTTCGAGTGCGGAGCCTGCAA gtgtaaTGAAGGCCGGATCGGGCGTCTCTGCGAGTGCAGCAAAGACGAAGTGCGGACGGAGGACCTGGACGCCAACTGCCGAAAAGACAACGGCACGGATATCTGCAGCAACAACGGCGACTGTGTCTGCGGCACCTGCGAGTGCAAGAAGCGAGAGAATCCCGCAGAGATCTACAGCGGCAAGTACTGCGAGTGCGACAACTTCAACTGCGACCGCTCCAACAACAAGCTCTGCGGAG GACACGGCCGCTGCGAATGCAGGAAGTGCATCTGTGACGCCAACTACACGGGCAGCGCATGCGACTGCTCCCTGgagacctccacctgcctcgCCAAGAACGGGCAGATCTGTAACGGCCGCGGCACTTGCGAATGTGGAATCTGCAAATGCACTAACCCCAAATTCCAGGGTCCAACCTGCGAGATCTGTCCCACCTGCCCCGGCGTCTGCGCCGAGCACAA AGATTGCGTGCAGTGCCGAGCTTTCACGGCTGGTGAGAAGAAGGATACGTGTGAGCGTGACTGCAGCTACTTCCAGCTGATCAAGGTGAAGGATCGCGACAAGCTGCCTCAGCCAACGGACCAGAGCTTCCCACTGACTCACTGCAAAGAGCGAGACGCCAACGACTGCTGGTTCTACTACACCTACGCCATCAGGAACGACACCAAGGAGGTCTATGTGGTGGACACGCTGG agTGCCCAGCAGGACCTGACATCATCCCCATTGTGGCAGGTGTGGTGGCGGGCATCGTTCTCATTGGCCTCGCCCTGCTGCTCATCTGGAAACTGCTCATGATCATCCACGACCGCCGAGAGTTTGCCAAGTTtgagaaggagaagatgaaCGCCAAGTGGGACACG gGTGAGAATCCCATCTACAGAAGTGCCGTAACAACTGTCGTCAATCCAAAGTACGAGGGCAAATGA